From Triticum aestivum cultivar Chinese Spring chromosome 4A, IWGSC CS RefSeq v2.1, whole genome shotgun sequence, a single genomic window includes:
- the LOC123086824 gene encoding cyclin-D5-1 isoform X2 encodes MEAEDYAAGCCFSLMCQEDGADLGDGLADDDAGKLLLVYSAGDDNGGEEEDEEGYLDHLVSKESSFCSVDPSSSMASEDWFQCARRDTVRWILETRGHFGFSHRTAYVAIAYFDRFSLRRCVDRSVMPWAARLLAIACVSLAAKMDECQAPALSEFRADDDYDFSCDSIRRMEMLVLSTLDWRMGAVTPFDYLPCLSSRLRRFNGGGRGGGGGLIAVKAAALIFSAAEVASVLDHRPSTVAAVAVLAATHGTLTREPLESKISSLSPTCLLEKEDVYACYTMMLRDPSSPSKAAKRSASDRGDADSTYARLDAASFSVAAAMSNNKRVRLELPAVHR; translated from the exons ATGGAAGCCGAGGACTACGCGGCCGGGTGCTGCTTCTCCCTCATGTGCCAAGAGGACGGCGCCGACCTCGGCGACGGCCTCGCCGACGACGACGCCGGCAAGCTGCTGCTGGTGTACAGTGCCGGCGACGATAACggcggcgaggaggaagacgaggaggggtACTTGGACCACCTGGTGTCCAAGGAGAGCAGCTTCTGCTCCGTCGATCCGTCGTCTTCCATGGCGTCCGAGGACTGGTTCCAGTGCGCGCGGCGCGACACCGTCCGGTGGATCCTTGAG ACGCGCGGGCACTTCGGGTTCTCCCACCGCACGGCGTACGTGGCGATTGCCTACTTCGACCGCTTCTCCCTCCGGCGATGCGTCGAC agGTCGGTGATGCCGTGGGCGGCGCGGCTGTTGGCCATCGCGTGCGTGTCGCTGGCGGCGAAGATGGATGAGTGCCAGGCGCCGGCGCTGTCGGAGTTCCGCGCCGACGACGACTACGATTTCAGCTGCGACTCCATCCGCCGCATGGAGATGCTCGTGCTCTCCACGCTCGACTGGCGGATGGGCGCGGTCACGCCCTTCGACTATCTCCCCTGCCTCTCCTCCAGGCTCCGGCGATTCAACGGCGGCGgccgcggaggtggcggcggcctcATCGCCGTCAAGGCCGCCGCCCTCATCTTCTCCGCCGCCGAAG TGGCGAGCGTGCTCGACCACCGGCCGTCCACCGTGGCCGCCGTCGCCGTCTTGGCGGCCACCCACGGCACGCTCACGAGGGAGCCACTGGAATCCAAGATCAGCAGCCTCTCCCCGACCTGCCTCCTCGAGAAG GAGGATGTATATGCCTGCTACACCATGATGCTGCGCGATCCGTCGTCGCCGAGCAAGGCGGCCAAGAGATCGGCGTCCGACCGGGGCGACGCCGACAGTACATACGCGCGCCTGGACGCCGCCTCCTTCTCCGTCGCGGCGGCGATGAGCAACAACAAGAGGGTGAGGCTGGAGCTGCCGGCCGTCCACCGGTGA
- the LOC123086824 gene encoding cyclin-D5-1 isoform X1, translating to MEAEDYAAGCCFSLMCQEDGADLGDGLADDDAGKLLLVYSAGDDNGGEEEDEEGYLDHLVSKESSFCSVDPSSSMASEDWFQCARRDTVRWILETRGHFGFSHRTAYVAIAYFDRFSLRRCVDRSVMPWAARLLAIACVSLAAKMDECQAPALSEFRADDDYDFSCDSIRRMEMLVLSTLDWRMGAVTPFDYLPCLSSRLRRFNGGGRGGGGGLIAVKAAALIFSAAEGWLLDNHIDPWTVLCLYQLTVLCSCSGERARPPAVHRGRRRRLGGHPRHAHEGATGIQDQQPLPDLPPREGGCICLLHHDAARSVVAEQGGQEIGVRPGRRRQYIRAPGRRLLLRRGGDEQQQEGEAGAAGRPPVIQARACFSLGVQPRGRSFIH from the exons ATGGAAGCCGAGGACTACGCGGCCGGGTGCTGCTTCTCCCTCATGTGCCAAGAGGACGGCGCCGACCTCGGCGACGGCCTCGCCGACGACGACGCCGGCAAGCTGCTGCTGGTGTACAGTGCCGGCGACGATAACggcggcgaggaggaagacgaggaggggtACTTGGACCACCTGGTGTCCAAGGAGAGCAGCTTCTGCTCCGTCGATCCGTCGTCTTCCATGGCGTCCGAGGACTGGTTCCAGTGCGCGCGGCGCGACACCGTCCGGTGGATCCTTGAG ACGCGCGGGCACTTCGGGTTCTCCCACCGCACGGCGTACGTGGCGATTGCCTACTTCGACCGCTTCTCCCTCCGGCGATGCGTCGAC agGTCGGTGATGCCGTGGGCGGCGCGGCTGTTGGCCATCGCGTGCGTGTCGCTGGCGGCGAAGATGGATGAGTGCCAGGCGCCGGCGCTGTCGGAGTTCCGCGCCGACGACGACTACGATTTCAGCTGCGACTCCATCCGCCGCATGGAGATGCTCGTGCTCTCCACGCTCGACTGGCGGATGGGCGCGGTCACGCCCTTCGACTATCTCCCCTGCCTCTCCTCCAGGCTCCGGCGATTCAACGGCGGCGgccgcggaggtggcggcggcctcATCGCCGTCAAGGCCGCCGCCCTCATCTTCTCCGCCGCCGAAGGTTGGTTACTTGACAACCACATCGATCCATGGACCGTGCTCTGCTTGTATCAACTGACCGTGCTCTGTTCTTGCAGTGGCGAGCGTGCTCGACCACCGGCCGTCCACCGTGGCCGCCGTCGCCGTCTTGGCGGCCACCCACGGCACGCTCACGAGGGAGCCACTGGAATCCAAGATCAGCAGCCTCTCCCCGACCTGCCTCCTCGAGAAG GAGGATGTATATGCCTGCTACACCATGATGCTGCGCGATCCGTCGTCGCCGAGCAAGGCGGCCAAGAGATCGGCGTCCGACCGGGGCGACGCCGACAGTACATACGCGCGCCTGGACGCCGCCTCCTTCTCCGTCGCGGCGGCGATGAGCAACAACAAGAGGGTGAGGCTGGAGCTGCCGGCCGTCCACCGGTGATCCAAGCCCGCGCTTGTTTTTCCCTAGGTGTCCAGCCGCGCGGCCGGAGCTTCATCCATTAG